In a single window of the Acidobacteriota bacterium genome:
- a CDS encoding TfoX family protein has protein sequence MAFDPVLADLVRVAIGEHTQVVEMKMFGGIAFMLGGHMCCGIVKDRLMLRVSPHEYDAMLERPGVNPMEFTGRPMRGFVFVDAAETATVSTVRKWLKPSIAFASSLPAKANKPKKTKTARKK, from the coding sequence ATGGCTTTTGATCCTGTATTGGCCGATCTGGTTCGCGTGGCGATTGGGGAGCACACTCAGGTGGTCGAAATGAAAATGTTTGGCGGCATCGCCTTCATGCTCGGAGGACATATGTGCTGCGGGATCGTGAAGGACCGGTTGATGCTGCGCGTCTCGCCCCATGAATATGATGCGATGCTGGAACGCCCCGGCGTGAATCCGATGGAGTTCACCGGTCGGCCCATGCGCGGATTCGTATTTGTGGACGCCGCCGAAACCGCCACGGTGTCAACCGTGCGCAAGTGGCTCAAGCCGTCCATCGCCTTCGCCAGCTCGCTGCCTGCCAAGGCGAACAAGCCCAAGAAGACAAAGACGGCCCGCAAAAAATAA
- a CDS encoding tetratricopeptide repeat protein, translated as MANMSGGFMPGRLLLGLLLLCSPMFVVHGHAQYREDPDTQSGAMLAEDYSDDLVAQQEPVEVQHYLIDAELKPATHEIVAKAQIRIIARQSSNRVIFELNGNLFPKRILDDQGKDLSSRRVGDGLKLEVTLPRALNKDQTTTLTIEYEGALLDAENSPVDGVQLAYIGEDTSYLLYPARWFPVMGYTTNRYTADLRVTVPVEYQVISGGRPGAPGAVAQGSQQFAFVFDKPTFAGSIGVVRQQPNQPQTASASGIRAKVYFSPEKQAYALNYGETAAKMVSYFSAKFGPPPVADISIVEIGDASLGGYAAPEVIFLSTRAIGTELNLRLLAQEVSQQWWRGLVSPATRADLWLDHGLATYSEALYLESLGGKQALEDRIHEMSIEALTHDTIPVRSAGRLQEYSPAYKSLLYDKPGYVMHMLRWVVGDENFFAGLQKLTQAYAFESVSTDAFKNVMEEVSGQKLEGFFMQWFSSTGASDFTLDYTIYRLKEGYRIAGTVSQDQDLFSMPVEITIQTANDPVTQRVQVTGKSSEFSITSAVRPVNIVVDPNNRVLKYNNEIRVRVAIARGEQAVQQREYPQALEEYQKALDVNKLSSLAQYRVGEVFYQLRNYQSAANAFRAALNGDLAPEWTEVWSHLNLGRIFDITGQRDRAVNEYQQAIRTKDNTQGALDLANQYLKTPYERVSAPAEGGA; from the coding sequence ATGGCAAATATGAGTGGGGGATTTATGCCGGGACGATTGCTTTTAGGGCTGCTCCTGTTGTGCTCGCCGATGTTCGTGGTTCACGGGCATGCCCAGTATCGTGAGGATCCGGATACGCAATCTGGAGCCATGCTGGCCGAGGACTACTCGGACGATCTGGTGGCGCAGCAGGAACCAGTGGAGGTTCAGCATTACCTCATCGACGCCGAGCTGAAACCCGCCACACACGAAATTGTCGCCAAGGCTCAGATACGCATCATCGCGCGGCAGAGCAGCAATCGTGTAATCTTCGAGCTGAACGGCAATCTCTTTCCCAAGCGGATACTCGATGACCAGGGCAAGGACCTCTCCAGCCGTCGCGTCGGCGATGGCCTGAAGCTGGAGGTAACGCTGCCGCGTGCGCTCAACAAGGATCAAACCACCACTCTCACCATCGAGTATGAAGGCGCGTTGCTGGATGCCGAGAATTCTCCGGTGGATGGCGTGCAGCTTGCCTATATTGGCGAGGACACATCGTACCTTCTCTATCCTGCGCGCTGGTTCCCCGTGATGGGTTACACCACGAATCGATATACCGCCGATCTGCGTGTTACCGTCCCGGTGGAGTATCAGGTGATCTCCGGCGGTCGGCCCGGTGCACCGGGCGCTGTTGCGCAGGGCAGTCAGCAGTTCGCATTTGTATTTGATAAGCCGACATTTGCCGGCAGCATTGGAGTGGTTCGCCAGCAACCGAATCAGCCACAGACGGCCAGCGCCAGCGGCATTCGCGCCAAAGTTTACTTCTCCCCCGAGAAGCAGGCGTACGCGCTGAACTACGGCGAGACCGCCGCCAAGATGGTCAGCTACTTCAGCGCAAAGTTCGGTCCGCCGCCGGTGGCTGACATTTCGATTGTCGAAATCGGAGACGCTTCGCTCGGGGGGTATGCCGCGCCGGAAGTGATCTTCCTCTCCACGCGGGCTATTGGCACGGAATTGAATCTGCGCCTGCTTGCGCAGGAAGTTTCTCAGCAGTGGTGGCGCGGACTGGTCAGCCCGGCCACGCGCGCCGATCTGTGGCTCGATCACGGCCTGGCCACTTATTCAGAAGCGCTCTATCTCGAAAGCCTTGGTGGCAAGCAGGCCCTGGAGGACCGCATTCACGAGATGTCCATCGAGGCGCTGACGCATGACACCATCCCGGTTCGCTCCGCCGGACGCCTGCAGGAATACTCGCCTGCCTATAAGTCGCTGCTCTATGACAAACCTGGCTACGTGATGCACATGCTGCGCTGGGTGGTGGGCGACGAGAACTTTTTCGCGGGTCTACAGAAACTCACGCAGGCCTACGCATTTGAATCTGTCTCCACCGACGCCTTTAAAAACGTGATGGAAGAAGTGAGCGGCCAGAAGCTTGAAGGATTCTTCATGCAGTGGTTCTCCTCCACCGGAGCGAGCGACTTCACGCTCGACTACACCATCTACCGCCTCAAGGAGGGTTACCGCATCGCCGGCACCGTCAGCCAGGATCAGGACCTGTTCTCGATGCCCGTCGAGATCACCATTCAGACGGCCAATGATCCGGTAACGCAGCGTGTTCAAGTAACCGGGAAGTCTTCCGAATTTTCCATCACCAGCGCGGTGCGGCCTGTCAATATTGTGGTTGATCCCAACAACCGCGTGCTGAAGTATAACAATGAGATTCGCGTTCGTGTGGCCATCGCGCGCGGCGAGCAGGCCGTGCAGCAGCGCGAATATCCGCAGGCGCTTGAGGAGTATCAGAAGGCGCTCGACGTCAACAAGCTCAGTTCGCTCGCGCAGTATCGCGTGGGCGAGGTGTTTTATCAACTGCGCAATTACCAGTCCGCCGCTAACGCCTTCCGCGCCGCGCTGAATGGCGACCTCGCCCCGGAATGGACCGAGGTCTGGAGCCACCTCAATCTCGGCAGGATATTCGACATCACCGGCCAACGCGACCGCGCCGTCAATGAGTATCAGCAGGCCATCCGCACCAAGGACAACACCCAAGGCGCACTCGACCTCGCCAACCAATACCTCAAAACACCTTACGAGCGCGTCAGTGCGCCAGCCGAAGGCGGCGCGTAA
- a CDS encoding AAA family ATPase produces the protein MQKQTTPICPLCDGTGWRPVDRGGLRAVEACSCRTQPRSAAWWMEQAQIPPRFRNCDFEDFQPMGNSSLEMAKMKAQSFAKQYPLVEKGLLLLGNPGVGKTHLMVATLRELMLTKNLNCLFCSFPDMLEKLQESYDPISQLSKAEILEPILHTDVVAIDDLGARRISDWVEDTVTYILNFRYNQKKATLLTTNLPESSAESAYAAPAYAGSGRSPSGKYRVADTLQERIGIRVYSRLFEMCERVTINASDFRQDVQQHARRFV, from the coding sequence ATGCAGAAACAGACGACACCCATTTGCCCACTATGCGACGGTACCGGCTGGCGCCCCGTAGACCGCGGCGGACTGCGCGCGGTGGAAGCGTGCTCCTGCCGCACCCAGCCACGCAGCGCCGCCTGGTGGATGGAGCAGGCGCAGATTCCACCGCGCTTCCGCAACTGCGACTTCGAAGACTTTCAGCCGATGGGCAACTCTTCGCTGGAGATGGCCAAAATGAAGGCCCAGAGTTTCGCCAAGCAGTATCCGCTCGTCGAGAAGGGACTGCTGCTGCTCGGCAATCCGGGCGTCGGCAAAACTCATCTTATGGTGGCAACCTTGCGGGAATTGATGCTTACTAAAAACCTCAATTGTCTGTTCTGCTCATTCCCGGACATGCTGGAGAAGCTGCAGGAAAGCTATGACCCTATCTCGCAGCTGAGCAAGGCGGAGATACTCGAACCCATCCTGCATACCGACGTGGTGGCCATCGACGACCTCGGCGCGCGGCGCATCTCCGATTGGGTGGAAGACACCGTTACCTACATCCTGAATTTCCGCTACAACCAGAAGAAAGCCACGCTGCTCACCACAAATCTCCCCGAGAGCTCGGCTGAATCGGCCTACGCGGCGCCAGCCTACGCGGGGTCTGGTCGCAGCCCCTCCGGCAAATATCGCGTTGCCGACACGCTGCAGGAGCGCATCGGCATCCGCGTCTACTCGCGCCTGTTCGAGATGTGCGAACGCGTGACGATAAATGCCAGCGACTTCCGCCAGGACGTGCAACAACACGCCCGCCGCTTCGTCTAG
- a CDS encoding sigma-54-dependent Fis family transcriptional regulator, with amino-acid sequence MDRIELAEAEAVMNAEEPIHLGSLKAGVKVLVCGVSTDRMEEITRFLSAFEYEPIPVRSPGRALEAAVASQAPIAIWLETDATARRGVMLDAARMLRTLTPGTESILVGPADEPEYAAAAFRAGVYNCLTWPLDYANLARDMDLLGFRATRRREQSLWASRGNEVTFEGMVGSSLRMAVIYEQLQRLALTADPVLITGPVGAGKELVASALHSLAEKAGINKNYQPMMVYRCCGLTEDRAAELFGEQGVLGPIVGDARPEGEAKAEAVATEGINAVELLGFTRPGVLLLDEISDLPRRAQQKLASWILVRKAVRKDFPVRIVATSRFELGQGEFHPGLLRLLAKETIQIPALRDRVEDIPLLVQHFLSRRMQGGASGEVAAPIPEISPEAQQALLRHNWPGNVRELENVISRAVMLAKLGRIELPDLNISAPPKPPLGYSAWAGSGWAGSGYTEVDGAARPAWLN; translated from the coding sequence ATGGATAGGATTGAGTTGGCAGAGGCGGAGGCGGTTATGAACGCGGAAGAGCCCATCCACTTGGGTTCGCTCAAGGCTGGCGTGAAGGTATTGGTATGCGGTGTCTCCACCGACCGGATGGAGGAGATAACCCGGTTCCTTTCCGCATTTGAGTATGAGCCTATTCCGGTGCGTTCGCCCGGACGGGCTTTGGAGGCGGCTGTGGCCAGCCAGGCGCCGATCGCCATCTGGCTGGAAACGGATGCCACCGCACGGCGAGGTGTGATGTTGGATGCGGCGCGTATGCTGCGCACACTGACACCAGGCACCGAATCGATTTTGGTCGGACCCGCGGATGAGCCTGAATATGCGGCAGCGGCATTTCGCGCCGGGGTGTACAACTGTCTGACCTGGCCGCTGGATTACGCCAATCTGGCAAGAGATATGGACCTTCTGGGATTTCGTGCCACGCGTCGTCGTGAACAGAGTCTGTGGGCGAGCAGGGGAAATGAAGTGACTTTTGAAGGCATGGTCGGAAGCAGTCTGCGGATGGCGGTCATTTATGAGCAACTACAGCGCCTGGCACTGACCGCTGACCCTGTGCTAATTACCGGCCCTGTGGGAGCGGGCAAAGAGTTGGTCGCCAGCGCGTTGCATTCCCTCGCGGAGAAGGCTGGCATCAATAAAAATTACCAGCCCATGATGGTCTACCGATGTTGCGGACTGACCGAAGATCGCGCCGCTGAGTTGTTTGGGGAGCAGGGTGTTTTAGGCCCCATTGTTGGAGATGCTCGGCCCGAGGGTGAAGCAAAAGCAGAGGCGGTCGCCACCGAAGGGATCAACGCCGTCGAACTATTGGGATTCACGAGACCAGGAGTACTGCTGCTCGACGAGATCAGCGATCTGCCCCGTCGCGCCCAGCAGAAGCTGGCATCGTGGATTCTGGTGAGAAAGGCCGTGCGCAAGGATTTTCCCGTGCGCATCGTGGCCACCAGCCGGTTCGAGCTGGGGCAGGGAGAGTTTCACCCCGGCCTGTTGCGTCTGCTGGCGAAAGAAACCATACAGATTCCCGCCCTGCGCGATCGAGTGGAAGATATACCCTTGCTCGTCCAGCATTTTCTCAGCCGTCGTATGCAAGGTGGCGCAAGCGGCGAAGTGGCCGCTCCGATACCAGAGATTTCACCGGAGGCCCAGCAGGCCCTGCTGAGGCACAACTGGCCGGGAAACGTTCGTGAACTGGAAAACGTGATTTCTCGCGCGGTGATGCTGGCAAAGCTGGGGCGGATCGAGTTGCCAGACCTGAATATTTCTGCGCCGCCAAAGCCGCCATTGGGCTACTCAGCATGGGCCGGGTCAGGATGGGCTGGGTCAGGATACACCGAAGTGGATGGAGCGGCGCGCCCCGCTTGGCTCAATTAA
- a CDS encoding 3-hydroxyacyl-CoA dehydrogenase — protein sequence MTIRNITVIGSGLMGRGIAQVAAQGGYKTIMVDISEAILAKAMDNIRAETEKGVSLGKLSAEVREKTLANLSTGTDIEKAGAAADVVIEAVPEDLKIKYDTFTRLDKACPAHTLFASNTSSLSITEMAAMTKRAPNFLGMHFFNPVHKMKLLEIVKGLETSDEAVQIATEVGVQMGKEVVVIKESPGMITSRINAIIGNEAFHMLEAGVASAADIDKAIKLGLNHPMGPFEMIDLVGLDTRAHILDYLYKTLGDKFRPAPLFLQYVKAGRLGRKVGRGVYDYPSEKK from the coding sequence ATGACCATTCGCAATATTACGGTGATCGGGTCCGGGCTGATGGGCCGGGGGATCGCGCAGGTGGCCGCGCAGGGCGGCTACAAAACCATCATGGTGGATATCTCCGAGGCCATCCTGGCCAAGGCCATGGACAACATTCGCGCCGAGACGGAGAAGGGCGTGTCGCTCGGCAAACTATCCGCCGAAGTCCGCGAGAAGACGCTGGCGAATCTCTCCACGGGGACGGACATCGAGAAGGCCGGCGCCGCCGCCGATGTGGTCATCGAGGCCGTGCCCGAGGATTTGAAGATCAAGTACGACACCTTCACGCGGCTCGACAAAGCCTGCCCGGCGCACACGCTGTTCGCCTCCAACACCTCCTCGCTCAGCATCACCGAGATGGCCGCCATGACCAAGCGCGCGCCGAACTTCCTCGGCATGCACTTCTTCAATCCCGTACACAAGATGAAGCTGCTCGAGATCGTCAAGGGTCTGGAGACTTCCGACGAGGCTGTGCAGATCGCCACCGAAGTCGGGGTGCAGATGGGCAAAGAAGTGGTGGTCATCAAGGAATCGCCCGGCATGATCACTAGCCGCATCAACGCGATTATCGGCAACGAAGCGTTTCACATGCTGGAGGCGGGCGTGGCCTCGGCGGCCGATATCGACAAAGCCATCAAGCTGGGGCTGAATCATCCCATGGGTCCGTTCGAGATGATTGATCTGGTGGGCCTCGATACGCGCGCGCACATTCTCGACTACCTGTACAAAACGCTAGGCGACAAGTTCCGTCCCGCTCCGCTGTTCCTGCAATACGTGAAGGCGGGGCGGCTGGGGCGCAAAGTGGGGCGCGGTGTTTACGATTATCCGTCTGAGAAGAAGTAA
- a CDS encoding aldo/keto reductase — MSTDTAPLRRLLGNTGINCHSLGFGCYRVIDGNSAHEQALRAYLDRGGNLIDTSANYGDGLAETMVEKVLQDYPDHGTILVTKGGYIQGQNMALAMKQTFPEVVEYGEGIWHCIHPEFLETQLRRSMQRLRRNYLEVYLLHNPEYYLEDQSHKGAVDDNHRKEFYRRVREAFAFLESKVAAGELGWYGISSNNFGHPESQPTATSIARCWAAAESVSPNHHFRVVQLPLNVFESGGALELNNETKTALDYCRERGIGVLANRPLNAFQRNSMVRLADFMRPGEAAPAREQIASIVEPVSKMEKELHEQFEVPLFSGLEGGIAEYMSKMLPQIQSPAHWEQVYYMRLIQPIERWAMECQQLYGEHNEWKQWWARFVEMIPAVFEEAARYVSKSQQKISDHVRERLLQAGYPPSPPNDKSTLSQMALNTLLNLDGLSCALVGMRRREYVDDCFGALALPRFDALTVLGRFALMQAQTQSGTVQ; from the coding sequence ATGTCAACTGACACCGCGCCGCTGCGGCGACTGCTCGGCAATACCGGCATAAACTGCCATTCGCTGGGCTTCGGATGTTATCGCGTGATTGATGGCAACTCGGCGCACGAGCAGGCGCTGCGCGCGTACCTCGACCGCGGCGGCAACCTCATCGACACCAGCGCCAACTATGGCGACGGCCTCGCCGAGACAATGGTGGAAAAAGTTTTGCAGGATTACCCGGATCACGGGACGATTCTGGTTACCAAGGGTGGATACATTCAGGGTCAGAACATGGCGCTGGCCATGAAGCAGACGTTTCCCGAGGTGGTCGAGTACGGCGAGGGCATCTGGCACTGCATTCATCCAGAATTTTTGGAAACGCAACTGCGGCGCAGCATGCAACGTCTGCGGCGCAATTATCTGGAAGTGTATCTGCTGCACAACCCGGAATATTATCTGGAAGATCAATCGCACAAGGGCGCGGTGGACGACAATCATCGCAAGGAATTTTATCGCCGCGTGCGCGAGGCCTTCGCGTTTCTGGAGAGCAAGGTCGCGGCGGGCGAGCTGGGCTGGTACGGCATCAGCTCGAATAATTTTGGACACCCGGAGAGCCAGCCGACGGCCACCAGCATCGCGCGCTGCTGGGCAGCGGCGGAGTCGGTCTCGCCGAATCATCACTTCCGCGTGGTGCAACTTCCGCTGAACGTCTTCGAAAGCGGCGGCGCGCTGGAATTGAACAATGAAACCAAGACGGCGCTGGACTATTGCCGCGAACGCGGCATCGGCGTGCTGGCCAACCGTCCGCTGAACGCCTTCCAGCGCAACAGCATGGTGCGCCTCGCCGACTTCATGCGTCCCGGCGAAGCCGCCCCGGCGCGCGAGCAGATCGCCTCCATCGTCGAACCCGTGAGCAAGATGGAGAAAGAGTTGCACGAGCAGTTTGAAGTTCCACTGTTCAGCGGACTGGAGGGCGGCATCGCCGAATACATGTCCAAGATGCTGCCGCAGATTCAGTCGCCGGCCCACTGGGAACAGGTCTACTACATGCGCCTGATCCAGCCCATCGAGCGCTGGGCGATGGAGTGCCAGCAACTCTACGGCGAGCATAACGAGTGGAAGCAGTGGTGGGCGCGCTTCGTCGAGATGATCCCGGCGGTCTTCGAGGAGGCCGCGCGCTACGTCTCGAAATCACAGCAGAAAATTTCCGACCATGTGCGCGAGCGGCTGCTGCAGGCCGGGTACCCCCCTAGCCCTCCAAACGACAAATCGACGCTGAGCCAGATGGCACTGAACACGCTGTTGAATCTGGACGGCCTCTCCTGCGCGCTGGTGGGCATGCGCCGCCGCGAATACGTGGACGACTGCTTCGGCGCGCTGGCGCTGCCGCGCTTCGACGCCCTCACCGTGCTGGGCCGCTTCGCGCTGATGCAGGCGCAGACGCAATCTGGGACTGTGCAATAG
- a CDS encoding lipid-A-disaccharide synthase has protein sequence MLGARRPRPQYSQQLDWHGSVAEQTRVFISAGEASGDSYGAMLVDALRSRRPNAEFFGCAGPRLQASGCQPIVDAGTITMVGLVEVIPGLPRAWCALRDLKRAIRERRPQLAILIDFPDFNLRLAHELKKYGVPVLYFVAPQVWAWRKGRLKDIRRDVDRLMCLFPFEEEFFRKAGVNAEFVGHPLASRARPSQHPEEFRQKLGIAADQAIVALLPGSRRKEVQLNLPPMLDAVRLLAAQRPCAFVLPAATTLPENWLRNQLGSMSGQVRIVENLFYDAVGHAQAAIVASGTASTETAILGTPMAIVYRVSGLSWWLGRRLVKVPFFSIVNLVAGREVIREFIQDQFAGPAVAAEITRILDDPSARAKMQADLKEVTRRLRRSSPGSGIESGIEADSMVVDVAVGGQEIDDPIQRAAAVAESMLLRPVADGMPGRD, from the coding sequence ATACTCGGCGCAAGGCGGCCTCGGCCGCAATATTCTCAGCAACTGGATTGGCACGGATCTGTGGCGGAGCAAACACGCGTGTTCATCTCAGCCGGAGAGGCCTCCGGCGATTCGTATGGAGCGATGTTGGTCGACGCGCTGCGCAGTCGACGGCCCAACGCCGAATTCTTCGGCTGCGCCGGTCCGCGGCTGCAGGCTTCCGGCTGCCAACCCATCGTGGATGCCGGCACCATCACCATGGTCGGACTGGTTGAGGTGATTCCCGGATTGCCCCGCGCGTGGTGTGCGTTGCGAGATTTAAAGCGGGCCATCCGCGAACGCCGTCCGCAGCTTGCCATATTGATCGACTTCCCGGATTTCAATCTTCGTCTGGCACATGAGCTAAAAAAATACGGAGTGCCGGTGCTTTATTTCGTGGCGCCACAGGTGTGGGCATGGCGCAAAGGGAGGCTCAAGGATATCCGCCGCGATGTGGATCGTCTGATGTGCCTGTTCCCATTTGAAGAGGAATTTTTCCGGAAGGCTGGAGTAAACGCCGAATTTGTCGGTCATCCACTGGCCAGCCGCGCGCGGCCCAGCCAGCATCCGGAAGAGTTTCGCCAGAAGTTGGGCATTGCCGCGGATCAGGCAATCGTCGCGCTATTGCCCGGCAGCCGCCGCAAGGAAGTGCAGCTTAACTTGCCTCCCATGCTCGATGCCGTCCGATTGCTCGCTGCCCAGCGGCCCTGTGCGTTTGTCCTGCCGGCAGCCACCACATTGCCCGAAAACTGGTTGCGCAATCAGCTCGGGAGCATGTCCGGGCAAGTCCGCATTGTCGAGAATTTGTTTTACGATGCGGTGGGGCACGCGCAGGCCGCCATTGTGGCCAGCGGAACGGCGTCCACGGAGACCGCTATTCTGGGCACGCCCATGGCCATTGTCTATCGGGTGAGCGGGCTGAGCTGGTGGTTGGGCCGGCGGTTGGTAAAAGTGCCTTTTTTCAGCATCGTCAATTTGGTAGCCGGACGCGAGGTCATTCGCGAGTTCATTCAAGATCAATTTGCCGGGCCCGCGGTGGCGGCGGAGATCACCCGGATATTGGATGATCCATCGGCCCGTGCGAAGATGCAGGCAGACTTGAAGGAAGTAACCCGGCGGCTGCGCCGATCATCGCCAGGGTCTGGTATAGAATCAGGTATAGAGGCGGACTCTATGGTGGTGGATGTTGCCGTTGGCGGACAGGAAATCGACGATCCCATACAACGGGCGGCGGCAGTTGCTGAATCTATGTTATTGAGGCCCGTTGCCGATGGAATGCCGGGCAGGGACTGA